From the Microplitis mediator isolate UGA2020A chromosome 6, iyMicMedi2.1, whole genome shotgun sequence genome, one window contains:
- the LOC130670489 gene encoding uncharacterized protein LOC130670489, whose amino-acid sequence MAAAAEILNIQRQIIFDESIAHYEAHAHLPYALSTFNNSDEIRIAVQHQDLCLLPSKSTLHVYGKFTKSDGTAVSATTHMVNMTGCHMFEEIRYERMVLRLIVAKINITLQSIPLSLLLGFAEDYHKIVINARYELILIRSNSDLNAYIVATPAAGAHAEAVKITLQKIEWIVPYVTMADKQKIEALNYITSDPAISISFHAWELYEYPLLPNTSKHIWAVKTSTQLEKPRFVILGFQTARKNDATKNASGFDHCNIRDIKLFLNSQSYPYRNLNLNIANNQYALLYDMYINFQISCYNKEPEPLLTKKKFLEQAPLYVIDCSKQNESIKSGPVDIRLEFESANQFPAQTSAYCLIIRDRIVEYNPMSSIVQKLI is encoded by the exons ATGGCGGCGGCGGCGGAAATCTTAAATATTCAacgacaaataatttttgatgagTCAATAGCGCACTATGAAGCGCATGCTCATCTCCCGTATGCTTTATCAACATTCAACAACAGCGATGAAATAAGAATTGCAGTTCAACACCAAGATTTGTGTCTACTTCCAAGTAAAAGTACATTACATGTGTATGGAAAATTCACAAAGTCCGATGGTACAGCTGTGAGTGCAACGACTCACATGGTCAACATGACAGGTTGTCATATGTTTGAAGAAATACGTTACGAACGAATGGTGTTGAGATTGATCGTAGCAAAAAT aaatattacgtTACAATCTATACCACTGAGTCTCCTGCTTGGTTTTGCTGAAGATTACCATAAAATTGTCATCAATGCAAGatatgaattaattttgataagaTCAAATTCTGATTTAAATGCATACATTGTGGCCACACCTGCTGCTGGAGCTCATGCTGAAGCTGTTAAAATTACACTGCAAAAAATCGAGTGGATTGTACCATATGTGACTATGGctgataaacaaaaaattgaagctttgaattatattacaaGTGATCCAGCTATCTCAATCAGTTTCCATGCTTGGGAGCTGTATGAGTATCCTCTATTACCAAATACTTCGAAGCACATATGGGCAGTCAAAACTTCTACGCAGCTCGAGAAACCACGTTTTGTGATACTTGGATTTCAAACAGCAAGAAAAAATGACGCAACTAAAAATGCCAGCGGATTTGATCACTGCAACATCAgagacataaaattatttttaaactctcaGAGTTATCCTTATAGGAATTTGAATCTCAACATTGCAAATAATCAATATGCTTTGTTGTACgacatgtatataaatttccaaatttcatGCTACAACAAAGAACCAGAGCCACTGctgacaaagaaaaaatttttggaacaaGCACCACTGTATGTTATCGATTGCTCGAAACAAAACGAATCAATAAAATCTGGACCAGTAGACATTCGCCTAGAATTTGAATCTGCAAATCAATTCCCTGCGCAGACATCAGCTTATTGCCTCATTATACGTGATCGCATAGTTGAGTATAATCCCATGAGCAGCATCGTACAAAAACTAATATGA